The Rhododendron vialii isolate Sample 1 chromosome 5a, ASM3025357v1 genome contains a region encoding:
- the LOC131327606 gene encoding uncharacterized protein LOC131327606: protein MVEHMLTQCAWTRPVWIGSNLISKVSPEKCPSMLIWSSGITDKCSSLKEASEVISKLAFQAWHIWKERNDFVFDHLEVNPLSTVVRASKAQTEFELLSAIQREVLEHSDAPPSASLAWRKPIPGSLKINCDVAIPLGSEKGTAAMVVRNEVGELVDGSTATFPVSSVLQGELEAITRARYMVEGLKVSPVMIESDNRRVIELCLKTRAPMAPWEVFEIVMDIRKLMKQKNLKVEWVKRSGNKIAHQVAAWASKGQLQPDWKNLKVEWVKRLGNKIAHQVTAWASKGQLQPDWP from the exons ATGGTGGAACATATGCTAACCCAGTGTGCTTGGACTAGACCAGTTTGGATTGGCAGCAACTTGATCTCTAAGGTATCCCCTGAGAAATGCCCATCTATGTTGATTTGGTCTTCTGGTATCACTGACAAGTGCTCCAGTCTCAAAGAAGCCTCAGAGGTGATTAGTAAGTTGGCTTTCCAAGCTTGGCACATTTGGAAGGAAAGAAATGACTTCGTGTTCGATCATCTGGAGGTAAACCCTCTGTCTACTGTGGTTAGAGCTTCAAAGGCTCAAACTGAATTTGAATTACTCTCGGCTATTCAGAGAGAGGTTTTGGAACACAGTGATGCTCCCCCTTCTGCCAGTCTGGCCTGGAGAAAACCAATCCCTGGTAGCCTGAAAATTAATTGTGATGTCGCTATTCCCCTGGGTAGTGAAAAAGGTACAGCAGCAATGGTGGTCCGTAATGAAGTAGGTGAGCTGGTTGATGGTTCGACCGCTACCTTTCCAGTCTCTTCGGTTTTACAGGGAGAGCTAGAAGCGATTACGAGGGCGCGTTACATGGTTGAAGGCCTAAAAGTTAGCCCAGTCATGATTGAATCGGACAACAGGAGGGTCATTGAACTCTGTCTCAAAACTCGTGCTCCCATGGCCCCATGGGAAGTTTTTGAAATAGTAATGGACATAAGGAAGCTGATGAAGCAGAAGAATTTGAAGGTGGAATGGGTGAAGAGATCGGGCAACAAGATTGCTCACCAAGTGGCAGCATGGGCATCAAAAGGACAACTTCAACCTGACTGG AAGAATTTGAAGGTGGAATGGGTGAAGAGATTGGGGAACAAGATTGCTCACCAAGTGACAGCATGGGCATCAAAAGGACAACTTCAACCTGACTGG CCCTGA